From a single Struthio camelus isolate bStrCam1 chromosome 31, bStrCam1.hap1, whole genome shotgun sequence genomic region:
- the LOC138063046 gene encoding olfactory receptor 4E1-like, which yields MAWQNHSTVSEFFLSGLTSNHAVELALFTFFVVIYVLIILGNIFIIFMIAHDQQLHSPMYFFLSNLSVIDVCHSSVVMPKMLADFLVDKKSISFAECMAQMFFLHLFACTEIFLLTIMAYDRYIAICNPMRYGTIMSQKMCLQLTAAMCMGGLIHSVALTALTLNLPYCGPSAIDNFFCDVPLVIKLACVNTQVFEMLIVSNSGLISVVCFLVLVTSYVVILVSLRNHLSEGQHKALSTCAAHLTVVTLFLGHCIFIYLRPAKSLAADKVVSVFFTAITPLMNPIIYTFRNEDMQNALRKLFR from the coding sequence ATGGCGTGGCAGAATCACTCCACAGTGAGTGAGTTCTTCCTCTCAGGCCTCACCAGCAATCATGCTGTAGAACTGGCCCTCTTCACCTTCTTTGTGGTCATCTACGTGCTGATTATTTTGGGCAacatcttcatcatcttcatgatTGCACATGACCAGCAGCTACATAgtcccatgtacttcttcctcagcAACCTCTCTGTCATTGACGTCTGTCACTCCTCGGTGGTGATGCCCAAGATGCTGGCTGActtcctggtggacaagaagagCATCTCCTTTGCGGAGTGCATGGCACAGATGTTCTTCCTCCACCTCTTTGCCTGCACAGAGATCTTTCTCCTCACCATCATGGCCTATGATCGCTACATAGCAATCTGCAACCCCATGCGTTATGGCACCATCATGAGCCAGAAGATGTGCCTCCAGCTCACTGCAGCCATGTGCATGGGAGGGCTGATACATTCTGTGGCCCTCACTGCCCTGACCCTCAATCTCCCGTACTGTGGTCCCAGTGCCATTGACAACTTCTTTTGTGATGTCCCCTTGGTCATCAAGTTGGCCTGCGTGAACACCCAGGTCTTCGAAATGCTCATTGTCTCCAACTCAGGCCTCATCTCTGTGGTCTGCTTCCTGGTGCTGGTGACTTCCTATGTGGTCATATTGGTGTCACTAAGGAACCATCTCTCAGAAGGGCAACACAAGGCATTAtctacctgtgctgctcaccTGACAGTGGTGACACTTTTCCTAGGACACTGCATTTTCATCTATCTCCGGCCAGCCAAGAGTTTAGCTGCAGACAAAGTTGTGTCAGTTTTCTTCACGGCTATCACCCCTCTGATGAACCCGATTATCTATACCTTTCGGAACGAGGACATGCAAAATGCTCTGAGAAAGCTATTCAGGTGA